AAGAAGTTGAAATCGTTGGTATCAAAGATACGGCGAAATCTACCTGTACTGGCGTAGAAATGTTCCGCAAACTGCTGGACGAAGGTCGTGCAGGTGAGAACGTTGGTGTTCTGCTGCGTGGTATCAAACGTGAAGAAATCGAACGTGGTCAGGTACTGGCTAAGCCAGGTTCAATCAAGCCGCACACTCAGTTCGAATCCGAAGTGTATATCCTGAGCAAAGATGAAGGCGGCCGTCATACTCCGTTCTTCAAAGGCTACCGTCCTCAGTTCTACTTCCGTACGACTGACGTAACGGGCACCATCGAACTGCCAGAAGGCGTAGAGATGGTAATGCCGGGCGACAACATCAAAATGGTTGTTACCCTGATCCACCCAATCGCGATGGATGACGGTTTGCGTTTCGCAATCCGTGAAGGCGGCCGTACTGTAGGCGCGGGCGTTGTTGCTAAAGTTATCGCTTAATCTCTGATAAACTTAATGCATGAAAAAGGCACTTCGGTGCCTTTTTTTACGTCCCAATGATTAAATGGAAATTGAAATAAAAATAATTCCTATTTACAATGACTCGATTGGTTAAAAAATCGCTAGGAGCGATTTCAAATGCTGGTTGTAGTGTCCTGAAAGGTAGTGAAAAGACACTCGCGATAACAATGAGTTATTCTGATATGTATGTTTGTTTGTGCAACGCGATTTCTGACAAAGTCATTCGTAATACTGTTCGTCAGCACCAGCCTCAATCTATGCAACAATTGCGCAAACTCGTGCCTATCGGGACAGATTGCGGTAAGTGTATTCGCCAGGCGCGCGTTATTTTTGAGGAAGAGCAGGCTAAAATTCCTGACATGTATGAAGTAGCATAAAATGTAGGGTCGTTTTTTTGACTCTCTGCTGACCGGTTCTACACTTTAAGAACTGGAGCGGAGGAGCATGTCATGAAAGGCGATAAAAAAGTCATCACACACTTGAATAAATTATTGGGCAACGAACTGGTAGCCATTAACCAATATTTTCTTCATGCCCGCATGTTTAAAAACTGGGGTTTAACCCGTCTTAACGATCACGAATATCATGAGTCTATTGACGAAATGAAACATGCTGATCGCTACATCGAACGAATCCTGTTTCTTGAAGGCATCCCGAATCTAC
The window above is part of the Pectobacterium araliae genome. Proteins encoded here:
- the bfd gene encoding bacterioferritin-associated ferredoxin translates to MYVCLCNAISDKVIRNTVRQHQPQSMQQLRKLVPIGTDCGKCIRQARVIFEEEQAKIPDMYEVA